From one Triticum urartu cultivar G1812 chromosome 3, Tu2.1, whole genome shotgun sequence genomic stretch:
- the LOC125548960 gene encoding probable xyloglucan endotransglucosylase/hydrolase protein 12, whose amino-acid sequence MESSRRALLLVAMAATVIGLASASFRDNCDIKWNPENAAFSDDGHGLTMSLKSNSSGCLLQTKKQFIYGSVSTLIKLVPGNSAGTVTTYYTSSVGADHDEIDFEFLGNETGQPYTLHTNVFADGVGKKEMQFVPWFDPTADFHAYTISWTPCMIVWYVDDVPIRVFRNYRDKGIAYPIKRPMFGYSSIWSAEDWATQGGRVKADWSKAPFVAGYRDMVLDVCPCDGADSCVYGCAGAFSHGGRQQNCAGLTDQQRAKMQEVQKSHRIYDYCVDYRDNKKPGPECSLPQY is encoded by the exons ATGGAGAGCTCAAGGAGGGCCCTCCTCCTGGTGGCGATGGCGGCGACGGTCATCGGCCTCGCGAGTGCCAGTTTCCGTGACAACTGTGACATCAAGTGGAACCCCGAGAACGCGGCCTTCTCCGATGACGGCCACGGCCTGACCATGTCCCTAAAGAGCAACTCCTCCGGCTGCTTGCTGCAGACGAAGAAGCAGTTCATCTACGGCAGCGTCTCCACCCTCATCAAGCTCGTCCCGGGGAACTCCGCCGGCACCGTCACCACATACTAC ACATCGTCCGTGGGGGCCGACCATGACGAGATCGACTTCGAGTTCCTGGGGAACGAGACCGGGCAGCCCTACACGCTGCACACCAACGTGTTCGCCGACGGCGTGGGCAAGAAGGAGATGCAGTTCGTGCCCTGGTTCGACCCCACCGCCGACTTCCATGCCTACACCATCTCCTGGACGCCCTGCATGATCGTCTGGTACGTCGACGACGTCCCCATCCGGGTGTTCCGCAACTACCGGGACAAGGGCATTGCGTACCCGATCAAGCGTCCCATGTTCGGCTACTCCAGCATCTGGTCGGCGGAGGACTGGGCCACGCAGGGCGGCCGCGTCAAGGCCGACTGGTCCAAGGCACCCTTCGTCGCCGGCTACCGCGACATGGTCCTCGACGTCTGCCCCTGCGACGGAGCCGACTCCTGCGTCTACGGCTGCGCCGGGGCGTTCAGCCACGGCGGGCGGCAGCAGAACTGTGCTGGCCTCACCGACCAGCAGCGGGCCAAGATGCAGGAGGTGCAGAAGTCTCACAGGATCTACGACTACTGCGTGGACTACAGGGACAACAAGAAGCCCGGCCCCGAGTGCAGCCTGCCGCAGTACTGA